From a single Ascaphus truei isolate aAscTru1 chromosome 2, aAscTru1.hap1, whole genome shotgun sequence genomic region:
- the SNAI2 gene encoding zinc finger protein SNAI2 isoform X2 codes for MPRSFLVKKHFNSSKKPNYGELDNHTVIISPFLYERYQLPVIPQPEILSSVAYNPITVWTGLLPSPLPNDLSPLSGYPSSLGRTSPPPQSDTSSKDHSGSESPISDEEERIQSKLSDPHSIEAEKFQCSLCNKTYSTFSGLAKHKQLHCDAQSRKSFSCKYCEKEYVSLGALKMHIRTHTLPCVCKICGKAFSRPWLLQGHIRTHTDMKVQACLRHQNNMKSEYNE; via the exons ATGCCACGATCCTTCTTGGTCAAGAAACACTTCAACTCTTCCAAAAAGCCCAATTATGGGGAACTGGACAATCATACAG TGATTATCTCCCCTTTCCTGTATGAAAGATACCAATTGCCTGTTATACCGCAGCCAGAAATCCTCAGCTCCGTGGCATACAACCCTATTACTGTCTGgactgggctgcttccctccccactgcccaatgatctctctcctctgtcaggaTACCCTTCATCTTTAGGACGAACCAGCCCCCCTCCACAATCAGACACTTCATCTAAAGACCACAGCGGCTCAGAAAGCCCCATCAGTGATGAAGAAGAGAGAATCCAGTCCAAGCTTTCTGACCCCCATTCAATAGAAGCTGAAAAGTTCCAATGCAGTTTATGCAATAAGACCTATTCTACTTTCTCTGGACTGGCAAAGCACAAACAGTTGCACTGTGATGCACAATCTAGGAAATCATTTAGCTGCAAGTACTGTGAAAAGGAATATGTGAGCCTGGGAGCACTGAAGATGCATATTAGGACACACACGTtaccctgtgtctgcaaaatctGCGGAAAGGCTTTCTCCAGACCCTGGCTACTGCAAGGACACATCAGAACTCACACTG ATATGAAGGTTCAAGCCTGCCTCCGTCACCAAAACAATATGAAATCCGAATACAATGAATGA
- the SNAI2 gene encoding zinc finger protein SNAI2 isoform X1, with protein sequence MPRSFLVKKHFNSSKKPNYGELDNHTVIISPFLYERYQLPVIPQPEILSSVAYNPITVWTGLLPSPLPNDLSPLSGYPSSLGRTSPPPQSDTSSKDHSGSESPISDEEERIQSKLSDPHSIEAEKFQCSLCNKTYSTFSGLAKHKQLHCDAQSRKSFSCKYCEKEYVSLGALKMHIRTHTLPCVCKICGKAFSRPWLLQGHIRTHTGEKPFSCPHCNRAFADRSNLRAHLQTHSDVKKYQCKNCSKTFSRMSLLHKHEESGCCIAH encoded by the exons ATGCCACGATCCTTCTTGGTCAAGAAACACTTCAACTCTTCCAAAAAGCCCAATTATGGGGAACTGGACAATCATACAG TGATTATCTCCCCTTTCCTGTATGAAAGATACCAATTGCCTGTTATACCGCAGCCAGAAATCCTCAGCTCCGTGGCATACAACCCTATTACTGTCTGgactgggctgcttccctccccactgcccaatgatctctctcctctgtcaggaTACCCTTCATCTTTAGGACGAACCAGCCCCCCTCCACAATCAGACACTTCATCTAAAGACCACAGCGGCTCAGAAAGCCCCATCAGTGATGAAGAAGAGAGAATCCAGTCCAAGCTTTCTGACCCCCATTCAATAGAAGCTGAAAAGTTCCAATGCAGTTTATGCAATAAGACCTATTCTACTTTCTCTGGACTGGCAAAGCACAAACAGTTGCACTGTGATGCACAATCTAGGAAATCATTTAGCTGCAAGTACTGTGAAAAGGAATATGTGAGCCTGGGAGCACTGAAGATGCATATTAGGACACACACGTtaccctgtgtctgcaaaatctGCGGAAAGGCTTTCTCCAGACCCTGGCTACTGCAAGGACACATCAGAACTCACACTG GAGAAAAGCCTTTCTCATGTCCACATTGCAACAGAGCATTTGCAGACAGATCTAATTTAAGAGCTCACCTGCAAACCCATTCTGATGTGAAGAAATACCAATGCAAGAACTGTTCCAAAACCTTCTCCAGAATGTCCCTCCTTCATAAGCATGAGGAATCTGGTTGCTGTATAGCACACTGA